DNA sequence from the Pedobacter sp. W3I1 genome:
GGCAAAGAAGTTCAGATTATTAAACAATTCTGCCAACCAGAAGATCATCCGGTCCGGATTTCTTTTCCAGAAGGAGAATACTTAAAGGGATTGTTGTTAAGGGTACTATAAACGTAATCCGTACATCGATTTTAAACCACAAAGACACAATAGCACCAAGATTTTAAACATTAACCAGGTGTTATCGTGTCTTTGTGATAAGCTGAAAGCGGAATCTAATTATCCAACCATTACTTTAGCGGTAATGGCCAGCCTGTTCCAGGCATTAATAGTTACTATCGCCACAATAATCTGCGCTAATTCCTGCTCGTTAAAAAAGCTTGCTGCTTTTTGATAAGTTGCATCAGAAACATGGTGGCTAATTAAAGTTACTTCTTCCGTTAAGGCTAAAACAGCTTCCTCTTGCGGCGTAAATAAGGTAGTTTCTCTCCAGGCATTTAATAAATACAAACGTTGTTCAGTTTCTCCTATT
Encoded proteins:
- a CDS encoding carboxymuconolactone decarboxylase family protein — protein: MESRIDIPKVEPAAYQAMYGLEKYLSTSKLDPILLELIKMRASQINGCAFCLNMHSTDARKIGETEQRLYLLNAWRETTLFTPQEEAVLALTEEVTLISHHVSDATYQKAASFFNEQELAQIIVAIVTINAWNRLAITAKVMVG